The following proteins are encoded in a genomic region of Mycolicibacterium rutilum:
- a CDS encoding zinc-binding metallopeptidase family protein: MRDLLCPNCGQRLAFENSLCLSCGRPLGFSLDDMALLVIATGDEQDQAGFIDGDKYQLCANMHLAECNWLVEKEAVHKLCPACALTRTRPNDADTKALAAFAESEKAKRRLLAELHELKLPIIGRDEDPDYGLAFDLLSSEQEKVFTGHENGVITLDLAEGDDVHREQLRKAMDEPYRTLLGHFRHEIGHYYYYRLVSVSEDYDNQFRELFGDPDADYQAALDRHYNDGPPPNWEQNFVSSYATMHPAEDWAETFAHYLHIRDTLDTAAAFGFAPASATIERKVLGPSGFDTIIEQWLPLSWALNMINRSMGKADLYPFVLPPPVLDKMRFIHTVVDDLS, encoded by the coding sequence ATGCGTGATCTCCTCTGCCCCAACTGCGGACAGCGCCTGGCGTTCGAGAACTCGCTGTGCCTGTCGTGCGGCAGGCCGCTGGGGTTCTCGCTCGACGACATGGCGTTGCTGGTGATCGCCACCGGCGACGAGCAGGATCAGGCCGGGTTCATCGACGGCGACAAGTATCAGCTGTGCGCGAACATGCATCTGGCCGAATGCAATTGGCTCGTCGAGAAGGAGGCGGTGCACAAGCTGTGCCCGGCGTGCGCGCTGACCAGAACGCGCCCCAACGACGCCGACACCAAAGCGCTCGCGGCGTTCGCCGAGTCCGAGAAGGCCAAGCGGCGGCTGCTCGCCGAATTGCACGAGCTCAAACTGCCGATCATCGGCCGCGACGAGGACCCCGACTACGGGCTGGCGTTCGACCTGCTGTCCAGTGAGCAGGAGAAGGTGTTCACCGGCCACGAGAACGGTGTGATCACACTGGATCTCGCCGAGGGCGACGACGTGCACCGCGAGCAGCTGCGCAAGGCGATGGACGAGCCCTACCGCACCCTGCTCGGCCACTTCCGCCACGAGATCGGCCATTACTACTACTACCGGCTGGTCAGCGTGTCAGAAGACTACGACAACCAGTTCCGCGAGCTGTTCGGTGATCCCGACGCCGACTACCAGGCGGCGCTGGACCGGCATTACAACGACGGCCCGCCGCCGAACTGGGAACAGAACTTCGTCTCGTCGTATGCGACCATGCATCCCGCCGAGGACTGGGCCGAGACGTTCGCGCACTATCTGCACATCCGCGACACCCTCGATACTGCTGCGGCGTTCGGTTTCGCGCCGGCGTCGGCAACAATTGAACGAAAAGTGTTGGGACCGAGCGGTTTCGACACGATCATCGAGCAGTGGCTACCGCTGTCATGGGCGCTGAACATGATCAACCGGTCGATGGGCAAGGCGGACCTCTACCCGTTCGTGCTGCCGCCACCGGTGCTCGACAAGATGCGGTTCATCCACACCGTCGTCGACGACCTCAGCTAG
- a CDS encoding transglutaminase family protein: MTTRSYRIAHRTVYRYADDVTSSYGRGFLTPRDSARQRCLSHELVVDPAATDSSTSRDVYGNISSYFHVTERHRELSVTSRALVEVDPPPPSLYGAGSALAPWEIARPVGVDGALATEFTLDLRPPEITDAVRDYAAPSFVPERPLIDVLTDLTHRIYTDFTYRSGSTTVSTQVSEVLTAREGVCQDFARLAIACLRANGLAASYVSGYLATDPPPGKERMIGIDATHAWAAVWTPQNQWLELDPTNDQMVDERYITVGYGRDYADVPPLRGIIYTNSESSAIDVSVDVEPFDGGVRHA, encoded by the coding sequence ATGACGACCCGCAGCTATCGCATCGCGCACCGCACGGTGTACCGCTACGCCGACGACGTCACGTCGTCCTACGGCCGCGGCTTCCTCACGCCGCGCGACTCGGCGCGCCAACGGTGCCTGTCGCACGAACTCGTCGTCGACCCGGCCGCCACGGACAGCTCCACCAGCCGCGACGTGTACGGCAACATCAGCTCGTACTTCCACGTCACCGAACGTCACCGCGAACTGTCGGTGACCAGCAGGGCGCTCGTGGAGGTGGACCCGCCGCCGCCGTCGCTGTACGGCGCCGGATCGGCGCTGGCGCCGTGGGAGATCGCCCGGCCGGTCGGGGTCGACGGCGCATTGGCGACCGAGTTCACCCTCGACCTGCGGCCGCCGGAGATCACCGACGCCGTCCGGGACTATGCCGCACCGAGTTTCGTCCCGGAGCGGCCGCTGATCGATGTGCTCACCGACCTGACACACCGGATCTACACCGATTTCACCTACCGGTCCGGCTCGACGACGGTGTCCACTCAGGTCAGCGAGGTTTTGACGGCGCGGGAAGGGGTATGTCAGGACTTCGCACGGCTGGCCATCGCCTGCCTGCGCGCCAACGGGTTGGCCGCCAGTTATGTGTCGGGGTATCTGGCCACCGATCCGCCCCCCGGGAAGGAACGCATGATCGGTATCGACGCGACGCACGCGTGGGCCGCGGTGTGGACGCCGCAGAACCAGTGGCTGGAACTGGATCCCACCAACGACCAGATGGTCGACGAGCGCTACATCACCGTCGGCTACGGCCGCGACTACGCCGACGTTCCGCCGCTGCGGGGCATCATCTACACCAACTCCGAGAGCAGCGCGATCGACGTCTCGGTGGACGTCGAACCGTTCGACGGGGGAGTGCGGCATGCGTGA
- a CDS encoding circularly permuted type 2 ATP-grasp protein — MALPAPNAPDDLLGRYRTARTQQALFDVRTGGPDAPSAGNGYDEFIDAAGDVRPAWQEVAECVEERGRSGLDQLRGVVRSLVDNDGITYIQVGRHGSVVGQPHTNGHGAAEPGPWHLDALPLVLSAEDWATLESGLVQRSRLLDAVLADVYGAQQSITSGVLPAPLVFAHPGYVRAARGIEIPGRHQLFLHGCDVSRAADGSFRVNADWTQAPSGAGYALADRRVAAHAIPELYERIGPRPASPWAQALRLALIDAAPESAEEPVVVVLSPGIHSETSFDQAYLASVLGFPLVESTDLVVRDGKLWMRSMGTLKRVDVVLRRVDAEFVDPLDLRADSRLGVAGLVEVLRRGAVTVVNTLGSGILESPGLQRFLPELSQRLLGETPELATAPMYWGGINTERSHLLTHLTRLLIRPVTGGAPLVGPALSAAQREALAARIEAAPWQWVGQELPQFSSAPSAYQYRGLSASNVGLRLFTVAQRGGYAPMVGGLGYQLAAGEAAFTLNTVAAKDVWVRVSARVGVDWTPPVELPAITPSPTRAVSSPRVLSDLFWSGRYAERAEHMARLLTVTRERYHEFHYRREMDGSECVPVLLAALGTITGTDTGADGDHAEMVATAQSTLWSLTADRQRPGSLAQSVERLGLATRAVRDQLSNDTWMVLAALERALLNSPDTPPDSQAEGEAFLSATSNLTLAGMLALSGVAAESMIRDVGWTMMDIGTRIERGLNLTALLGATLTTVRSPGAEQTITESTLVVLESSVIYRRRMLGRVDMSAVAELVLFDADNPRSLAYQLERLRTGLKALPGSSGSSRAERLVEEIGTRLRRLDPDDLDDVVDGERVELTALLDGMHRDLRELSTIITATHLSLPGEMQHLWGPDERRLVP, encoded by the coding sequence ATGGCACTACCGGCACCGAACGCTCCCGACGACCTGCTGGGGCGGTACCGCACCGCGCGAACGCAGCAGGCGTTGTTCGACGTGCGCACCGGCGGGCCCGACGCGCCGAGCGCCGGCAACGGCTACGACGAATTCATCGACGCGGCAGGCGATGTCCGGCCCGCCTGGCAGGAAGTCGCCGAATGCGTCGAGGAGCGCGGCCGCAGTGGGCTGGACCAGCTGCGCGGGGTGGTGCGCAGCCTCGTCGACAACGACGGCATCACCTACATCCAGGTCGGCAGGCACGGGTCGGTGGTCGGCCAGCCCCACACCAACGGCCACGGCGCCGCCGAACCGGGCCCGTGGCACCTCGATGCGCTGCCGCTCGTGCTCTCGGCCGAGGACTGGGCCACGCTGGAATCCGGTCTGGTGCAGCGTTCCCGACTGCTCGACGCCGTGCTGGCCGACGTCTACGGAGCCCAGCAGTCGATCACCAGCGGCGTGCTGCCCGCGCCCCTGGTGTTCGCCCATCCCGGCTACGTGCGCGCCGCCCGCGGCATCGAGATCCCTGGCCGACACCAGCTGTTCCTGCACGGCTGCGATGTCAGCCGCGCCGCCGACGGCAGCTTCCGGGTCAACGCCGACTGGACGCAGGCGCCCTCGGGCGCGGGCTACGCGCTGGCGGACCGCCGCGTCGCCGCCCACGCCATCCCCGAACTCTACGAACGCATCGGCCCGCGGCCCGCCTCACCATGGGCGCAGGCGCTGCGGCTGGCACTGATCGACGCGGCGCCCGAGTCGGCCGAGGAACCCGTCGTCGTGGTGTTGAGCCCGGGCATCCACTCCGAGACGTCCTTCGACCAGGCCTACCTGGCCAGCGTGCTGGGCTTCCCGCTCGTCGAGAGCACCGACCTGGTGGTGCGCGACGGCAAGCTGTGGATGCGCTCGATGGGCACGCTCAAACGGGTCGACGTCGTGCTGCGCCGGGTCGACGCCGAATTCGTCGACCCGCTCGATCTGCGTGCCGACTCACGGCTCGGCGTGGCCGGGCTGGTCGAGGTGCTGCGGCGCGGCGCGGTGACCGTCGTCAACACGCTGGGCAGCGGCATCCTGGAAAGCCCGGGGCTGCAACGATTCCTGCCCGAACTCTCGCAGCGGTTGCTGGGTGAGACCCCCGAATTGGCGACCGCTCCGATGTACTGGGGCGGCATCAACACCGAACGATCGCACCTGCTGACCCACCTGACGCGGCTGCTGATCAGACCGGTCACCGGCGGTGCACCTCTCGTCGGCCCCGCGCTGTCGGCCGCCCAGCGCGAGGCGCTCGCGGCACGCATCGAAGCGGCGCCGTGGCAGTGGGTCGGCCAGGAGTTGCCCCAGTTCTCGTCGGCGCCGAGCGCCTACCAATACCGCGGCCTGTCAGCCAGCAACGTCGGGCTGCGGCTGTTCACCGTCGCGCAGCGCGGCGGTTACGCGCCGATGGTCGGCGGCCTCGGCTATCAGCTGGCCGCCGGTGAGGCCGCCTTCACCCTCAACACCGTTGCGGCCAAGGATGTCTGGGTGCGGGTTTCGGCGCGGGTCGGCGTCGACTGGACCCCGCCGGTCGAGCTGCCGGCGATCACGCCCAGCCCCACCCGGGCGGTGAGCTCGCCGCGCGTGCTGTCCGACCTGTTCTGGTCCGGTCGCTACGCCGAACGCGCCGAGCACATGGCCCGGCTGCTGACGGTCACCCGCGAGCGTTACCACGAGTTCCACTACCGCCGCGAGATGGACGGAAGCGAGTGCGTGCCGGTGCTGCTGGCCGCGCTCGGCACGATCACCGGCACCGACACCGGCGCCGACGGCGACCACGCCGAGATGGTCGCCACCGCCCAGTCGACGCTGTGGTCGCTCACCGCCGACCGGCAGCGCCCCGGTTCGCTGGCGCAGTCGGTCGAGCGGCTCGGCCTGGCGACCCGCGCGGTGCGCGACCAGCTGTCCAACGACACCTGGATGGTGCTGGCGGCCCTCGAGCGCGCCCTGCTCAATTCGCCTGACACGCCGCCTGATTCGCAGGCCGAGGGGGAGGCGTTCCTGTCGGCGACGAGCAATTTGACCCTCGCGGGCATGCTCGCGCTGTCGGGTGTGGCGGCCGAGTCGATGATCCGCGACGTCGGCTGGACGATGATGGACATCGGCACGCGCATCGAACGCGGCCTGAACCTGACCGCGCTGCTGGGTGCGACGCTGACCACGGTGCGCAGCCCGGGCGCCGAGCAGACGATCACCGAGTCGACGTTGGTGGTGCTGGAGTCCTCGGTCATCTACCGGCGGCGCATGCTCGGCAGGGTCGACATGTCCGCGGTGGCCGAGCTGGTCTTGTTCGACGCCGACAATCCCCGCTCGCTGGCCTATCAGTTGGAGCGGCTGCGCACCGGGCTCAAGGCGCTGCCCGGCTCGTCGGGGTCGTCGCGGGCCGAGCGACTGGTCGAGGAGATCGGCACCCGGCTGCGACGCCTGGATCCCGACGATCTGGACGACGTGGTCGACGGCGAGCGAGTCGAATTGACCGCCCTGCTCGACGGGATGCACCGCGACCTGCGCGAGCTGTCCACCATCATCACCGCGACACATCTGTCGCTGCCGGGCGAGATGCAGCACCTGTGGGGTCCCGACGAACGCCGGTTGGTGCCATGA